The Microcystis aeruginosa NIES-843 sequence CTGCGCGGCCCGATGTAGTAACTTAACAAATCTTCAGCTGCTCCCGCTTTGATTAAACTCTCAAAAACTTGGGCAGCGACAATAATTAAATTTTGTTGGGCATTTTGAAACCCAGTTTGTTCAAAAATTAACTGGGAATCGTAGCCAGCTTTTTGCAGTTTTTGACATTTTTGCCCCCAATTCACCCAATTTCCTTCCTTATGAAGCAGCGAGCGCATTAATTCGGTCGCTTCCGTTTCGCTGATTCGATCATCTGTACTGCGAGGCTGTTCTGTCATAGACAACTTGATCAAGCTACAATAACTAAAATTTATCTAATCCCTCAAAAATCTTCAATAGCAATTAAGGTTAACAGGATAGACTAGATAGTAACAGGATAGCTGACAATCACCCCCTTCGTACCTGTTAGGGCAAGTTTATCTTCAATGTCTAGATTAAGAGTTAATGGAAGCATTCCCCCCTCGTCCACAACTAACCCCGGTCAAAGGACGATGAAAACCAAACGTCACCCCAAAGATAGCGCCTTGGGTTTAGTCTCTACCCTCAGCTTTCCGGCGATCGTCGGGACGGCGGATATGATGCTAAAATCGGCAGAAGTTACCCTCGTGGGTTACGAAAAAATTGGCGGTGGTCACTGTACGGCGATCGTGCGTGGTAATATTGCCGATGTGCGGTTAGCAGTGGAAGAAGGGGCAAAAACCGCCGCACAGTTCGGACAATTGGTATCTAAATCGGTTATTCCCCGACCGATGCCCAATTTAGAGGTAATTTTCCCCATTGGTAGCCGTTTAGCCGAAATTGCCCAAAGTCAACGGGGTTTCAGCAAACTGAGCAATATGTCGATCGGTCTCTTGGAAACCAGGGGTTTTCCCGCTATGGTGGGGGCAGCCGATGCCATGTTAAAATCGGCCGATGTGCAGTTAGCTTCCTACGAAACAATTGGGGATGGTTTGTGTACGGCCATTATCCGGGGTTCCGTCGCTAATGTGGCCGTAGCCATTGATGCGGGAATGCGGGAAGCAGAGAAAATCGGTGAACTGCACGCGGTGATGATTATTCCCCGTTTATTGGAAGATTTAGAACATACCCTACCGGTAGCCAGCTACTGGTTAGAAACTCCCGAACCTTTACCGATGTTGTTACCCAATACTGTCCGGGAAAAACAACGGGAATTGGTCGCTTTACCTGAATTGGAAAAAACCAAAATACCGATTCGTCGCCAAGAAATGCAGGAGAAAGTGTTAGAAGAAGTGATTCCCGTGGAAGTTATCACCGATGAGGACAGTTATTAATTTTTATTTTCAACTTTGCTCCTGTGCTGCTAAAAGTACAGGAGCAAAGGTTTGAATTAGGGTTTGCGGCAAAAAGTTTGTTGGTGGGTGTGGATTTCCAGGTAAAAAATCTTTACAGAGTCCCCCGACAGTTAAACCAATCGAATAATTATAAATTTTTATCAAGAGGTGCGGCCAGATCGAATAATCGTCGCTAGAATGAGCCTAGTTGTCAGAAATTTAGTTAAATAAGGTTTTTGGCAATATGCTAATTTGGGCAGGTTTTGCTCTAGGCTACAATGGGTCAGGCTATCGTGCTAATAGGTACGATACCAAACTTGCTAATGCTTACCATAGATCGCTTTCTGCCTAATACCATTTTTCTTTATTCGCGTCACAACGAATACAGGCTTGGCAAGCATTCGAGCGTGGATGTCTGTCATGGATTTAGAAATTTGGTATAACAAATACGTCCTTTCGTATTGTCCATCTTTGACTCACCAATAGAAATCAAATCCTTGTCTCATCTAAATACTACTCTATGAATACCCCCACCCCCCCAGCCACCACAACCGATCAGCAACCATCCCCGTCTTTTGTTACTACCAACCCCTCAATCAATCGAAAAGTCGCTTTTGCATCAGTCGGTGCTGCACTAGGCTCTATAATCAGCCTCTTTTTAGCAACCTTTTTGCTGAACCTTCCATTTCTAGCGAATATTTCACCAGAAGATAAGGGTACACTCAAAACCAGTTTGACTTCAGGTATTACTGCACTGGTAACGCTGTTAATTGGTTACCAAACGAAACCTGGAACCGGAGATGGTATAAGAGAAGAATAGCTTGGGGAGCATCTCACTTATGCAATGAGTATTAATACTTATAGCCGTCAACAACTAGAAAATCTTCAACTTGATCACAAAGAGAAATGAGATTATAATAGTTATAACTTACAATTCAGAATAGCTCTCGATGGGAGGAATAATTCAATGTTATCAGAAAATGAAAAAAGAATTAAAGAGTTATGTCAAGAGTTAGGGCAATGTCTCTATGAGCAATCCCCAATTAATAAATTTAATAACTTGGGAGAGATAGAGGAGACAGTCAGAGATTTAATGATTCAGTATGTCAACCCAGAAATCGGTATTTTTTTGTCAAAACAAGCACAGGAGAAACAGCTGGTCGGACAAGAAAAGTGAAAAGTATTTTGGGGGAATTACCAATTACAGAAAAACAAGCGAAAAAATTAGAAATAAAGTCTCGGACTCAGATGAGTCCAATGTTAGAGAAGAACTGTTTGCTATTAAGTGGCGATGAATCCTACGAGAAATCGGCGCAGAAAATCAAATCATTGACAGGGATTGCTGTTTCTCACAGTACCCAACAACGCCTCGTACATCGCTATGCTTTTGAAGAATTACCGTCTAACCCAGAAGTGGAAGTGGAAGAAATGAGCCTAGATGGCGGTAAGGTACGACTAAGAACTGCCAAGGGAAAAGCCTTAATTTGGCGTGATTATAAAGCAGTGAGTTTTCATCAACTGGGGGTAGCGGCTTTTTTTCAAGATAACTCAGCTTTATTAGATTTGGTTAATTCTCAAGTTTTGGCCAAGCCTTTAATTTGTTTAGGAGATGGACATGATGGTATCTGGAATTTATTTCGTGAGATAGGAGAGAAACAGGAAAGAATTGAAATATTGGATTGGTATCATTTAATCGAAAACCTCTATAAAGTTGGCGGGTCATTCCAGCGAATTGAGGAGGTAAAATGTTTTCTCTGGAAGGGGGAAGTGGATGCTGCTATCTCCTGTTTTGAGGGATGGTCAGAGCCGCAAGTGGAGAATTTTATTATTTATTTGAACAAGCATAAACATCGAATTGTCAATTATGGTTATTTGCAGGCAGAGGGCATTTCGATTGGCTCTGGCTCTGTTGAATCAAAAATTAAACAAATTGCTCATCGTCTTAAAATTACTGGTGCAAGTTGGGAATCTGGTAATGTACCGCAAGTCCTTCGTCATCGCTGTGCTTATCTAAATGGTTGCCTTTTTTAACTTTTTTATTGAGATCATTAAGCATTTCTACTTATTGCAAAGGTGAGATGCTCCCTAAACTGAATAGCTTGTAGCAATCTTGTAGGGTGCGTTCCCTAATCTGGCTCCTACTTCTCCACTAATAGATTTTTGGGGAACGCACCATGCACATTGATTGAAACTGTGGGTTAAAGTGCGATGTGGGCTAATCTGGCTAACAGGCTTTTGGGCGTGATATAGGGAAAAGTTCTGGCGATTGCGCCTAAATAGAGTGATATGCCGAAAGTTAACCCATATCGTTAGTCTGGAGAGTGTTATACATAAAGTTGGTGTATAATTTTTAGTTATACATACATTATCTGTAGCAGAAAGTGGAAGATTTAAGTAAAGAAAAGGCACAATATGACTAAAAAGAATCAATCAAAAAGATTAACGAATCAACATAAAGAGTCTAAAGGTGTAGTTGGTATATTTGGAGATGAAGCAAAATCACACGACATAACTGTTGGAAAAATTTCACTTTTTGTAATTGAACAGCTTGAAAAGGAGTTTCCTCAATTATCTTTTCAATACAAAACGAGCATAAAAAAAGAAGAAATAAACGAAGCATTAAAGAAAATTGACCCAGAATTAGGACAAACACTTTTTGTATCAAATTCAAGTATTATACCCGATGGTGGAATAATAGAAGTAAAAGATGATAACGGTAATTGGAGAATCGTTTTAGTTTCGGAAGCTAAACATCAGGGGAAAGACATTGAAAACATCAAAGCAGGAAAACTTGTAGGAGCAAAAAATGATCAAGATTTGATGGCTGCTGGTAATGCGATAGAAAGATCCCATAAAAACATATCTGAAATCGCTAATTTGATGTTATCTGAATCTCATTTTCCCTATGTATTATTTCTAGAAGGCTCAAATTTTTTAACAGAAACTATTTCAATTAAAAGACCCGATGGAAGGGTTGTAACGCTTGAATACAATTCAGGAACGCTAAATAGATTAGATAGGTTAACTTCTGCAAATTATGGAATGCCCATTAATACCAATTTGTGTAAAAATAAGTTTGTCAAGCATAAAGATAAAACAATTATGCTTCAAGCAACTTCTATATACACACAAGGAAATGGCGAAAAATGGGATGTCAAAAAAATGTTTGATATTATGCTTGAAATTTCTAAAACCTCTCTTAAAGTATTAGGCAGTGAGATATTTAATCAGATAACCAAAAGTAAATAACTAAAACAAAGATTTATTAAATCAAAATAGGTTGAAAATGGCAAGAAATGCAACAAACGAATTATTACAAAAAGCTAAAAAATCAAAAAGTGACGAGTTTTATACACAGCTTTCAGATATAGAAAGCGAATTACAG is a genomic window containing:
- a CDS encoding N-acetylmuramidase domain-containing protein, whose product is MLIWAGFALGYNGSGYRANRYDTKLANAYHRSLSA
- a CDS encoding carbon dioxide-concentrating mechanism protein; translation: MKTKRHPKDSALGLVSTLSFPAIVGTADMMLKSAEVTLVGYEKIGGGHCTAIVRGNIADVRLAVEEGAKTAAQFGQLVSKSVIPRPMPNLEVIFPIGSRLAEIAQSQRGFSKLSNMSIGLLETRGFPAMVGAADAMLKSADVQLASYETIGDGLCTAIIRGSVANVAVAIDAGMREAEKIGELHAVMIIPRLLEDLEHTLPVASYWLETPEPLPMLLPNTVREKQRELVALPELEKTKIPIRRQEMQEKVLEEVIPVEVITDEDSY
- a CDS encoding EcoRI family type II restriction endonuclease, which gives rise to MTKKNQSKRLTNQHKESKGVVGIFGDEAKSHDITVGKISLFVIEQLEKEFPQLSFQYKTSIKKEEINEALKKIDPELGQTLFVSNSSIIPDGGIIEVKDDNGNWRIVLVSEAKHQGKDIENIKAGKLVGAKNDQDLMAAGNAIERSHKNISEIANLMLSESHFPYVLFLEGSNFLTETISIKRPDGRVVTLEYNSGTLNRLDRLTSANYGMPINTNLCKNKFVKHKDKTIMLQATSIYTQGNGEKWDVKKMFDIMLEISKTSLKVLGSEIFNQITKSK
- a CDS encoding ISKra4-like element ISMae43 family transposase (programmed frameshift) produces the protein MLSENEKRIKELCQELGQCLYEQSPINKFNNLGEIEETVRDLMIQYVNPEIGNFFVKTSTGETAGRTRKVKSILGELPITEKQAKKLEIKSRTQMSPMLEKNCLLLSGDESYEKSAQKIKSLTGIAVSHSTQQRLVHRYAFEELPSNPEVEVEEMSLDGGKVRLRTAKGKALIWRDYKAVSFHQLGVAAFFQDNSALLDLVNSQVLAKPLICLGDGHDGIWNLFREIGEKQERIEILDWYHLIENLYKVGGSFQRIEEVKCFLWKGEVDAAISCFEGWSEPQVENFIIYLNKHKHRIVNYGYLQAEGISIGSGSVESKIKQIAHRLKITGASWESGNVPQVLRHRCAYLNGCLF